The proteins below are encoded in one region of Lactuca sativa cultivar Salinas chromosome 3, Lsat_Salinas_v11, whole genome shotgun sequence:
- the LOC111905194 gene encoding serine/threonine-protein kinase Aurora-1, which translates to MAIAAETQIQQTANTEAAAEKKRWTLNDFDIGRPLGRGKFGHVYIAKEKRSNHIVALKVLFKSQLKQSQVEHQLRREVEIQSHLRHPNILRLYGYFYDQKRVYLILEYAAKGELYKELQRCKHFSERRAATYVASLARALIYCHGKHVIHRDIKPENLLIGAQGELKIADFGWSVHTFNRRQTMCGTLDYLPPEMVESTEHDASVDIWSLGILCYEFLYGVPPFEAKEHTDTYRRIVKVDLKFPSKPVVSSAAKDLISQMLVKESSKRMPLHKLLEHPWVVQNAEPSGVYKG; encoded by the exons ATGGCAATCGCAGCAGAAACGCAGATTCAACAAACG GCTAATACAGAGGCAGCAGCAGAAAAAAAGAGGTGGACGCTTAATGACTTCGACATTGGGAGGCCACTGGGAAGAGGAAAGTTTGGTCATGTTTACATAGCTAAGGAAAAGAGG AGCAACCATATTGTTGCACTAAAGGTGCTCTTCAAAAGCCAACTCAAACAGTCCCAGGTGGAGCACCAACTTCGCCGTGAAGTAGAAATTCAAAGTCACCTTAGACACCCTAACATCCTCCGACTCTATGGTTATTTTTATGATCAG AAAAGAGTCTACCTGATTTTGGAATATGCTGCTAAAGGAGAACTCTACAAGGAGCTCCAAAGATGCAAGCACTTCAGTGAAAGACGTGCTGCTACT TATGTTGCTTCATTAGCGAGGGCTCTAATATATTGTCATGGGAAGCATGTAATTCATAGGGATATAAAACCGGAGAATCTTTTAATTGGTGCACag GGTGAGTTAAAGATTGCTGATTTTGGGTGGTCTGTGCACACATTCAATCGCAGGCAGACCATGTGTGGAACTCTAGATTATCTCCCACCTGAAATGG TGGAGAGCACAGAGCATGATGCAAGTGTGGACATATGGAGTCTTGGTATTCTTTGCTATGAATTCCTTTATGGTGTCCCTCCATTTGAAGCTAAAGAACACACTGATACATATAGGAG AATTGTGAAAGTAGATTTGAAGTTCCCTTCAAAACCGGTAGTCTCCTCAGCTGCCAAGGACCTAATTAGTCAG atGCTTGTTAAAGAAAGTTCCAAGAGAATGCCTTTACACAAGCTTCTTGAACATCCATGGGTAGTTCAGAATGCCGAACCTTCAGGAGTCTACAAAGGGTAA